The Allorhodopirellula heiligendammensis genome includes a window with the following:
- the rpsE gene encoding 30S ribosomal protein S5 gives MSNSRSNSRRSKKEEPALESGLVDRIVKIKRCAAVVKGGRRFSFAAMVVVGDTNGKVGWGYGKANEVPPSVQKATKQASRSMIEVPLVDGSIPHQVWGHFGAAKVLLIPAGAGTGIIAGQAVRAVCEACGIHDILTKSYGTNNPVTLVKATLDAMSKLRTREQIAALRGMAPEDLIEV, from the coding sequence ATGAGTAACTCACGCAGCAATAGCCGACGCAGCAAAAAAGAAGAACCAGCTTTGGAAAGCGGTCTGGTTGATCGGATCGTGAAGATCAAACGCTGTGCGGCTGTCGTCAAGGGCGGTCGTCGGTTTAGTTTTGCCGCCATGGTGGTCGTTGGCGATACCAACGGCAAAGTGGGTTGGGGTTATGGCAAAGCCAACGAAGTTCCACCCAGTGTGCAGAAGGCGACCAAGCAAGCCTCACGCAGCATGATCGAAGTGCCATTGGTTGACGGCAGCATCCCTCACCAAGTATGGGGCCACTTCGGCGCTGCGAAGGTCCTGTTGATTCCTGCTGGTGCTGGTACGGGTATCATCGCCGGTCAAGCCGTGCGGGCCGTTTGCGAAGCCTGTGGTATTCACGATATTCTCACCAAGTCCTACGGCACCAACAATCCGGTGACGTTGGTCAAGGCAACACTCGATGCGATGAGTAAATTGCGGACACGCGAACAAATCGCTGCTCTTCGTGGCATGGCCCCCGAAGATCTCATCGAGGTCTAG
- the trkA gene encoding Trk system potassium transporter TrkA, with protein MRILTLGGGTVGRWIADMLCRRRHSVTLIDSDPEIVREINSELDVRAIEGNASQSTVLFSADVLSADLCLAVTGNDEVNIVAASMAKALGARRAIARVYAPAFRDLATFDYQQHFGIDSLLSLEQLSASELARAIRNPDAIPLEHFARGQLQVYELEVAAGASAAGKKLIELDLPPGVRIGSLAREGRMWIASGADETHVGDRVSLVGMPDAISVARKIIGGEKRARKKTKVMIAGGGETGYHLTNLLGKEDFRVVLLETDAHRCEQLAKLLPHVTVVLANANRRSVLEDEGGGTVDYFVACTGNDENNIMAGVEARELGASRVMCVVGRPDYANVVGKLGIDLAVSERDVVARQVLGFLNEGAVISQAKLPNGSIGVYELEVMPESPITQASLANLPLAGRCLIAAIQRDGFVRVPTAKDVLKVGDIIVALIDLDDTAEILSLFNPS; from the coding sequence ATGCGAATTCTGACGCTCGGTGGTGGTACGGTGGGCAGGTGGATCGCCGACATGCTGTGCCGTCGTCGGCACAGCGTGACTCTGATCGATAGCGATCCGGAAATCGTCCGCGAGATCAACAGCGAGCTCGACGTGCGTGCCATCGAGGGGAATGCTTCCCAGAGCACGGTGCTGTTTTCAGCCGACGTGCTCAGCGCCGACCTCTGCCTCGCGGTGACGGGCAACGATGAGGTGAATATCGTTGCCGCCAGCATGGCCAAGGCGCTCGGCGCCCGCCGGGCAATCGCTCGCGTGTATGCCCCTGCTTTTCGAGATTTAGCGACGTTCGACTATCAGCAACATTTCGGCATCGATAGCTTGCTGTCGCTCGAACAGTTATCAGCATCCGAACTCGCTCGTGCGATTCGCAATCCAGATGCCATCCCCCTCGAACACTTTGCCCGCGGACAACTACAGGTCTACGAACTGGAAGTCGCGGCGGGAGCGAGCGCCGCAGGCAAGAAGCTGATTGAACTCGATCTGCCCCCAGGTGTGCGAATTGGATCTTTGGCGCGCGAAGGCCGCATGTGGATTGCGAGTGGTGCTGACGAAACTCATGTAGGCGACCGCGTGAGCTTGGTGGGAATGCCCGATGCGATCAGTGTAGCGAGAAAGATCATTGGTGGTGAAAAACGCGCACGCAAGAAAACGAAGGTCATGATCGCTGGCGGCGGTGAAACCGGATATCACCTCACCAACCTACTTGGCAAAGAGGACTTTCGCGTGGTGCTACTGGAGACGGACGCACACCGCTGCGAGCAGTTAGCCAAACTTCTGCCACACGTCACGGTGGTATTGGCGAACGCTAACCGCCGCAGTGTCCTCGAAGATGAAGGGGGCGGCACGGTGGATTATTTTGTCGCCTGCACGGGGAATGATGAGAACAACATCATGGCGGGTGTTGAGGCCCGTGAACTCGGAGCCTCGCGTGTGATGTGCGTCGTCGGTCGCCCTGACTATGCCAACGTTGTCGGTAAACTCGGAATCGATCTCGCTGTCAGCGAACGAGACGTCGTGGCCCGCCAAGTATTGGGATTCCTCAACGAAGGCGCTGTCATCAGTCAGGCAAAACTGCCTAATGGATCCATTGGCGTCTACGAGCTCGAAGTGATGCCGGAGAGCCCGATCACACAGGCGTCACTCGCCAACCTACCGCTGGCGGGACGTTGTCTGATCGCGGCAATCCAACGAGATGGATTCGTACGCGTGCCGACAGCGAAAGACGTATTGAAGGTGGGCGATATCATCGTCGCATTGATCGATCTTGATGATACAGCCGAGATCTTAAGTCTATTCAACCCAAGTTAA
- a CDS encoding hydantoinase B/oxoprolinase family protein: MIEVWADIGGTFTDCLVNRKTDTTSDQVSLKVLSSGLVSADVVSSAGEQEILVRMPSRLVHDGFWVGADLIDLGGQRLGRITACRLRPQIQVSSEHRVGQERTEVLLQLDRPHGLTNDHDSSLTLTLDAGLEAPVLATRLLLRVSLDAPLPQLQVRLGTTRGTNALLTRSGADVALLITDGFGDLLSIGTQDRPQLFDLDIVKPKPLPRRVIEVPGRMSADGVELIAIDEDLLRERLTALRESNDCPEVLAICLLHSYRSDAHERIAERIAREVGFDRVVRSTRVAALPRIVPRAETTTLDAYLQPVLEDYVERVATQFGGPESCHLRWMTSSGNLVASDGFHGRESVLSGPAGGVVALANIARKLNLNGAVGLDMGGTSTDVSRFDGEIGRRHESQIGGIRVLSPMMDIHTVAAGGGSICRCQDGRLYVGPESAGANPGPACYGRGGPLTITDVNVVLGRLPAERFPFPLDRGAAERALSAVHQSLPNSIAASPAELAEGFLQIAVTQMAEAVRSVTMAAGNDVREMALVGFGGAAGGHLCRVAESLGMSHIIDHPQAGILSAVGIGQAAIGRILTAAQQGTIALGKTEHEPAAPEQFTRVSSVECQAELRQAADNLRHDCLALLSDEESLGDPKNVNLAAIHDTDDDQVSVKLWADLRYRGTQSTLELALEPTETLAARMDAKHAATFGYDRIQMPVEVVSLRCETTLQKPQQQAQRVQREQAPQGQRRLATPLSSNGLMAVLDREQLAGGDSIAGPAIVASPHSILVVEAGWIATMDLAGAIELRRTRVASIDSAIEAETNHDAVEMEIVSRRVQGIAEAMGEVIRRTSVSVNVKERRDYSCAVFLGDGALAANAAHVPVHLGAMGHTVRSMIASFPYMERGDCFISNDPFAGGSHLPDVTVVTPVFCSPESQRRPANWPCDYFVASRCHHAEIGGMLPGSMAPEATCLADEGVLIRNMALARGGVSNHARLRDLLQSGPFPSRSVDENMADIAAAEAAGREGARLMTTLSDSLPPGRLSELLTRLLSVAGEAAAKWIDSLGTATRSFSDQLDDGTPIKVSLRPTRCATADGTPRLTIDFTGTGDVHPHGFNATRSIVTAAVLYVLRCVTPNELPLCDGVLDRMDLIIPPGLLDPPANQEPNLCPAVVAGNVETSNRVVDVLLGALGVAAASQGTMNNLLLGDSTFGYYETIGGGAGATRNANGADAVHTHMTNTRITDPEVLESRLPVRLWKFGVRHHSGGTGYHRGGDGIVREMEFLRPLMLSLITSRRTTQPYGAEGGEPGQPGMQSLFRGGQETSLAGCVSMPVHAGDRLRIETPGGGGFGVSR; the protein is encoded by the coding sequence ATGATCGAAGTCTGGGCCGACATTGGCGGCACGTTTACCGATTGCTTGGTCAACAGGAAGACTGACACCACGAGTGATCAGGTCTCGCTCAAGGTCCTCAGCAGCGGCTTGGTCAGCGCGGATGTTGTCAGCTCGGCGGGTGAGCAGGAAATACTCGTGCGGATGCCGAGTCGGCTGGTGCATGATGGGTTTTGGGTCGGTGCGGATCTGATCGATCTTGGCGGACAGCGGCTCGGTAGGATCACGGCATGCAGACTCCGCCCGCAGATCCAAGTCTCCAGTGAACATCGTGTTGGGCAGGAACGCACTGAGGTGTTGCTGCAGCTGGATCGCCCTCATGGCCTGACCAACGATCATGACAGCAGTTTGACTCTGACGCTCGATGCTGGCCTCGAAGCACCTGTGTTGGCAACGCGGTTACTGTTGCGTGTCTCGCTTGACGCACCACTCCCGCAGTTGCAGGTACGGCTCGGCACGACTCGAGGTACCAATGCCCTGTTGACCCGTAGCGGCGCGGACGTCGCGTTGTTAATCACCGATGGCTTTGGTGACTTGCTGTCGATCGGCACTCAGGACCGCCCCCAGTTATTCGATCTCGACATTGTCAAACCCAAACCATTGCCGCGCCGCGTCATCGAAGTGCCAGGGCGAATGTCGGCCGATGGTGTCGAGCTGATTGCGATCGATGAAGACCTGCTGCGCGAGCGTTTGACGGCGCTTCGAGAATCGAATGACTGCCCCGAGGTACTCGCGATTTGTTTGCTGCATTCCTACCGGAGCGATGCCCATGAACGTATTGCCGAGCGAATCGCGCGTGAGGTCGGTTTCGACCGTGTGGTGCGATCGACCCGCGTGGCGGCACTCCCGAGAATCGTGCCTCGCGCCGAAACCACGACTCTTGACGCCTACCTACAGCCGGTCCTCGAAGACTACGTGGAACGCGTCGCCACGCAATTCGGTGGACCGGAGAGTTGTCATTTACGCTGGATGACCAGCAGCGGAAACCTGGTCGCCTCGGATGGCTTTCATGGTCGCGAGAGCGTCCTATCTGGACCAGCCGGCGGCGTCGTCGCCCTGGCCAATATCGCGAGAAAGTTAAACCTAAACGGCGCTGTTGGGTTGGATATGGGCGGCACGAGCACCGACGTCAGTCGCTTCGACGGTGAGATTGGTCGGCGTCATGAGAGCCAGATCGGCGGTATACGCGTCCTCAGCCCGATGATGGATATTCACACGGTCGCGGCGGGAGGTGGTTCGATTTGCCGCTGCCAAGACGGTCGCTTGTACGTCGGGCCTGAAAGTGCGGGCGCCAACCCGGGGCCCGCCTGCTATGGGCGAGGCGGGCCACTGACGATCACCGACGTCAATGTCGTCCTGGGGCGATTACCCGCAGAGCGTTTTCCGTTTCCGCTCGATCGCGGTGCAGCGGAGCGAGCACTCTCAGCCGTACACCAATCGCTACCCAATTCGATTGCCGCGTCGCCAGCCGAACTGGCAGAAGGTTTTTTGCAAATCGCCGTCACGCAAATGGCCGAGGCGGTGCGGAGCGTCACCATGGCAGCTGGCAACGACGTTCGTGAGATGGCCTTAGTCGGATTCGGCGGTGCCGCTGGCGGGCATCTCTGCCGCGTCGCCGAATCGTTAGGGATGTCGCACATCATCGATCACCCTCAAGCCGGAATTTTATCAGCCGTGGGGATTGGCCAAGCCGCGATCGGCCGCATCCTGACCGCAGCCCAACAGGGCACGATTGCGTTGGGTAAAACGGAACATGAGCCCGCCGCACCCGAACAGTTCACCCGCGTCAGCTCAGTGGAGTGCCAGGCTGAACTGCGCCAAGCCGCCGACAATTTGCGCCACGATTGCCTAGCTCTGTTGTCCGACGAAGAATCCCTGGGTGACCCGAAAAACGTGAATCTCGCCGCAATCCACGACACTGATGATGACCAAGTCAGCGTCAAACTCTGGGCCGACCTGCGATACCGGGGCACACAATCGACCCTCGAACTGGCGCTCGAGCCGACCGAAACTCTCGCCGCTCGTATGGATGCCAAGCATGCAGCAACATTCGGCTACGACCGCATCCAGATGCCGGTTGAAGTCGTCTCTCTACGCTGCGAAACCACGCTCCAAAAGCCGCAGCAGCAAGCCCAACGTGTGCAGCGAGAGCAAGCTCCGCAAGGCCAACGTCGGCTCGCGACACCGCTCTCCAGCAACGGGCTAATGGCCGTGTTGGATCGTGAACAACTCGCCGGAGGCGACTCGATTGCGGGACCGGCAATCGTTGCATCGCCGCACTCGATTTTGGTCGTTGAAGCCGGCTGGATCGCGACCATGGATTTAGCAGGGGCTATCGAATTGCGTAGGACGCGCGTCGCATCGATAGACTCCGCCATCGAAGCTGAAACGAATCATGATGCGGTGGAGATGGAAATCGTCAGTCGCCGTGTCCAGGGAATCGCTGAAGCCATGGGTGAAGTGATCCGTCGCACCAGCGTCAGCGTGAACGTCAAGGAGCGACGCGACTATAGCTGCGCCGTTTTCTTGGGTGACGGTGCGCTCGCAGCGAACGCCGCCCACGTGCCTGTTCATTTAGGAGCGATGGGACATACCGTCCGCAGCATGATCGCCTCGTTCCCGTACATGGAACGGGGGGACTGCTTCATTAGCAATGACCCGTTTGCCGGTGGCTCACACCTCCCCGATGTGACTGTTGTGACGCCCGTGTTTTGTTCTCCAGAGTCCCAGCGACGACCTGCGAATTGGCCATGCGATTACTTTGTTGCCTCTCGGTGTCATCACGCTGAGATTGGTGGGATGCTGCCCGGTTCAATGGCCCCTGAGGCGACATGTCTGGCCGACGAAGGCGTTTTGATCCGTAACATGGCGTTGGCCCGCGGCGGTGTTTCAAACCATGCGCGACTGCGTGATTTACTGCAATCTGGACCATTTCCATCACGCAGCGTTGATGAAAACATGGCCGATATCGCAGCTGCCGAAGCGGCCGGCCGCGAGGGTGCCCGGTTGATGACGACGCTGTCGGACTCTTTGCCACCTGGCCGATTGTCTGAATTGCTCACACGTTTGCTGAGCGTGGCCGGCGAAGCAGCCGCAAAATGGATCGACTCTCTCGGCACCGCCACGCGCTCGTTCTCCGATCAACTCGACGATGGGACACCGATAAAGGTTTCATTGCGACCAACGCGTTGCGCCACTGCGGACGGCACACCTCGTCTGACGATTGACTTCACCGGGACCGGCGATGTCCATCCGCATGGTTTCAATGCGACGCGTTCAATTGTCACCGCTGCGGTGCTCTATGTACTACGGTGCGTGACGCCCAACGAGCTGCCGCTCTGTGATGGCGTGCTCGATCGGATGGACTTAATCATCCCCCCGGGCTTGCTTGACCCGCCGGCCAACCAGGAGCCGAATCTCTGTCCAGCGGTGGTTGCAGGGAACGTGGAAACGTCGAACCGGGTCGTCGACGTCTTGCTGGGCGCACTCGGCGTGGCGGCAGCGTCGCAAGGGACGATGAACAATCTGTTGCTCGGTGACAGCACCTTTGGCTATTACGAAACAATCGGTGGCGGGGCGGGGGCGACCAGAAACGCCAATGGAGCCGACGCCGTCCACACTCATATGACCAACACACGGATCACCGATCCGGAAGTACTTGAGTCACGCCTGCCAGTGCGATTGTGGAAGTTTGGCGTTCGCCATCACAGCGGCGGGACAGGATATCATCGCGGCGGCGATGGGATCGTTCGCGAAATGGAGTTCCTGCGTCCCCTGATGCTTTCACTCATCACGTCTCGCCGGACAACCCAGCCGTATGGTGCGGAAGGCGGAGAGCCTGGGCAACCGGGAATGCAATCACTGTTCCGCGGCGGGCAAGAAACCTCACTGGCGGGCTGCGTCTCCATGCCCGTTCATGCAGGTGATCGTCTGCGAATAGAAACTCCCGGCGGTGGCGGCTTTGGAGTTAGCCGTTGA
- the secY gene encoding preprotein translocase subunit SecY yields MFEKLRIIFSIPELRKKILLTIGLLAVYRIGFHIPLPMIATDLEDAAGGGAADFLQKVSVFAASDLRQATIFGLGIMPYISASIIFQLLGSVYKPLEELKKEGEAGRKKLNEYTRYLTVLICVVQSYMYLKFMLMAGADGTSNINPNFMNADQQLYFGWQVVAVLTMTTGTVFLMWLGEQIDEYGIGNGISLLIMAGILAQMPKALFELVSGMKPQLTGLSKGDVGIETLIILVVLFVVVVFGVVFITLGQRKIPTQSAKFTRGRRVYGGTRQFLPLRINQAGVMPIIFASSLLMIPGVFFSFLAGRFDSSGTLFRALNTVSLTLSDQTSYFFNLLYVALIFFFCYFWTAITFNPKEMSDNLKESGTFIPGYRPGRRTTDYLEKVMVRITYVGAAFLGLIAIVPTIVYGSLGVPYSIAGFYGGTGLLIAVSVAFDLVQKIDSHLVMRNYRGLLEGAGGGTSPVV; encoded by the coding sequence ATGTTCGAAAAGCTCCGAATCATTTTCTCGATTCCCGAACTGCGCAAGAAGATCTTGCTGACGATCGGGTTGCTCGCGGTTTACCGCATCGGGTTCCACATCCCGTTGCCGATGATCGCCACAGATCTCGAGGACGCCGCTGGCGGTGGTGCCGCCGACTTCCTGCAGAAGGTCAGTGTGTTCGCTGCCAGTGACCTTCGCCAGGCAACCATTTTCGGCCTGGGTATCATGCCCTACATCTCCGCGTCGATCATTTTTCAGTTACTCGGCAGTGTCTACAAGCCACTTGAAGAGCTCAAGAAGGAAGGCGAGGCGGGCCGCAAGAAGCTTAACGAGTACACTCGCTACCTGACAGTTTTGATCTGCGTGGTGCAGAGCTATATGTATCTGAAGTTCATGCTGATGGCGGGGGCCGACGGGACCAGCAACATCAACCCGAACTTCATGAATGCCGATCAGCAACTCTATTTTGGTTGGCAGGTCGTGGCGGTGCTTACCATGACAACGGGCACGGTGTTCTTGATGTGGCTGGGCGAGCAGATTGATGAGTACGGTATCGGTAACGGGATCAGTCTGCTGATCATGGCTGGTATTCTTGCTCAGATGCCGAAGGCTCTCTTCGAGTTGGTTTCGGGCATGAAGCCGCAGCTTACCGGTTTGTCCAAGGGCGACGTGGGGATTGAGACCCTGATCATCCTCGTTGTTTTGTTTGTCGTGGTGGTCTTTGGCGTTGTCTTCATCACACTGGGGCAGCGGAAGATTCCGACGCAATCGGCGAAGTTCACACGAGGCCGCCGCGTGTATGGCGGTACACGCCAGTTTCTGCCGCTGCGAATCAACCAAGCCGGTGTGATGCCGATTATCTTCGCGAGCAGTCTGTTAATGATCCCTGGCGTGTTCTTCAGCTTCCTGGCGGGACGGTTTGACTCGTCGGGAACCTTGTTCCGCGCACTCAATACGGTCAGCCTCACGTTGAGCGACCAGACCTCGTACTTCTTCAACCTGTTGTATGTGGCACTCATCTTCTTCTTCTGTTACTTCTGGACAGCGATCACGTTCAATCCGAAAGAGATGAGTGACAATCTGAAAGAGAGCGGCACGTTCATTCCTGGGTATCGCCCCGGTCGTCGAACGACGGATTATCTAGAGAAGGTCATGGTACGGATCACCTATGTCGGTGCTGCCTTCCTAGGCCTGATCGCGATCGTGCCTACAATCGTCTACGGTTCGCTCGGGGTGCCCTACTCTATCGCCGGTTTCTACGGTGGTACGGGGCTCCTGATTGCTGTGAGCGTGGCGTTTGACTTGGTGCAGAAAATCGACAGTCACTTGGTGATGCGTAACTATCGCGGTCTGCTCGAAGGAGCCGGTGGCGGTACATCCCCGGTTGTCTAG
- a CDS encoding adenylate kinase: MKIVFIGAPGSGKGTQCERLSAHLGIPHISTGEMLRSLDSEAGHDIHLRIDRGHFAPDEFIMRMMADRLGEDDCRSGYLLDGFPRTLVQAQAFDAVLRARSQQLDYVIHLVVDAAELVQRLIKRSQDGQRSDDSPEFIHERFELYEQRTAPLLAHYEDQSLVNAVDGMQCEEAVFQTICQLYQRCS; the protein is encoded by the coding sequence GTGAAGATTGTCTTCATCGGCGCACCGGGATCCGGCAAGGGGACGCAGTGTGAGCGACTCAGTGCTCACTTGGGAATTCCGCATATCAGCACCGGTGAGATGCTCCGGTCGCTCGATAGTGAGGCCGGTCATGATATTCACCTACGCATCGACCGTGGGCACTTCGCTCCTGACGAGTTTATCATGAGGATGATGGCCGATCGTCTGGGCGAAGACGATTGTCGCAGCGGTTACCTGCTGGACGGTTTTCCGAGGACGCTCGTACAAGCCCAAGCTTTCGATGCTGTGCTGCGAGCTCGCTCGCAACAGCTCGATTACGTGATTCACTTGGTGGTAGACGCAGCGGAGTTGGTACAGAGGCTCATCAAGCGTTCTCAGGACGGGCAGCGTAGCGATGACTCACCCGAGTTTATCCACGAGCGATTTGAGCTTTACGAGCAACGCACGGCTCCCTTGCTCGCTCACTATGAAGACCAATCGCTCGTGAATGCTGTCGATGGGATGCAGTGCGAAGAGGCTGTTTTCCAGACTATTTGTCAGTTGTACCAGAGATGTTCCTGA
- the rplO gene encoding 50S ribosomal protein L15 — MQLNDIHRGITKHRNRKRIGRGPGSGTGKTSGRGHKGHKSRSGYSRKPNFQGGAMPMFRRIPKRGFNNKWSVTVFAVNVARLNEIFNDGDTVTLEAMAEKNVAKGTFDEVKILGDGEITKKLTVRAHRFSKSAEEKITAAGGTIDKIPAKRTPDERVADLKKAKA; from the coding sequence ATGCAACTCAACGACATCCATCGCGGAATCACGAAACACCGCAATCGAAAACGCATCGGCCGTGGTCCGGGCAGCGGCACCGGCAAGACATCCGGACGTGGGCATAAGGGACATAAGAGCCGCAGCGGTTACAGCCGCAAGCCTAACTTTCAGGGCGGTGCGATGCCGATGTTCCGCCGTATCCCCAAACGCGGTTTCAATAACAAATGGTCCGTTACCGTGTTCGCGGTGAACGTGGCTCGATTGAATGAAATTTTCAATGATGGTGACACGGTGACCTTGGAAGCCATGGCAGAAAAGAACGTTGCCAAGGGTACCTTTGACGAGGTAAAGATCCTCGGCGATGGTGAGATCACCAAGAAACTCACCGTGCGTGCGCATCGCTTCAGCAAGTCTGCTGAAGAGAAGATCACTGCTGCTGGCGGAACGATCGATAAGATCCCAGCTAAGCGTACTCCCGATGAACGTGTCGCCGATTTGAAGAAGGCCAAAGCCTAA
- a CDS encoding ankyrin repeat domain-containing protein, protein MSRSSSPKPFDQLFLRHVQERKRTETGALPIRMPFETTGSTSCDGGSSNIKVLGFPCDKWIIVARIARHAWCPVYGNAATAQELFVANKSSKRLEVARVGFDPETDGWFVQISRAGKIIVNFSTSPDGKMIHVESSMARDMQLGSCDGKEAFEKLCGEFEISLPIPRLVADENEFQWLGVRGRPVKNGLNAYIRFDAETEIQGDKSATKVLEKALEAGDVNKLRQAVHDGAALNRLVETSCSAIQSALFKIDRPGGVECVEALIELGCDVNAKDPHEPIIFSCVGTLVAESLGDKMLQLLLSHGANPNVIGLGGFTPLFQATVYQRKEAVRLLIEAGADPTIPSHGETCISRIQQSIEKTTNPTKLKLLSEILVLLGGEAIEQDEIQPLDPDLQSENDYFALLQKAKMVSRILPRQVELAQYKIDRLGSRTPFDKWQHELVELGFEPAGNYLRTLLDRRDLAVFNNPTSHFDVVLSADRGAGGPPMCECQAYLRDGSIFTINNFDTPVDPDLDPDFVKVVVINKATPGKLIRKLTDLTQGEPLEPIEADSFAERYRNAYGRVLAAIQDKVKRLSSYQDAPNLPRYRRLAVQLPISTEEDPRDSSHLFATRLMQDITDAAQDEDTGFTSELAITAMMRLIAMKHFQLAGAPHDNRFIEHGLQIAHRYIDSIQNQRDLKSSSFWFESIESAILAAMLVNRWDDALQFSESIKMSMLSQFVSDDISREYASAVFLIISELREKPIRNTQKLCDEIESSSRKRPKQLLRVLESIRSKDQAAFERELATSLKAFKPPTDAHPMDRLPLADAILVQVAQHRGMKPPTLPGKLRDQLISFVGALP, encoded by the coding sequence ATGTCGAGATCGAGCAGTCCGAAGCCATTTGACCAACTCTTTCTACGACATGTTCAAGAACGCAAACGCACCGAGACAGGGGCCCTTCCCATCCGGATGCCGTTCGAGACCACTGGCTCAACATCTTGCGACGGTGGCAGCAGCAACATCAAGGTGCTTGGCTTCCCCTGCGACAAATGGATCATTGTCGCACGGATTGCACGACATGCTTGGTGTCCCGTTTACGGCAACGCAGCAACCGCTCAGGAGTTGTTCGTTGCCAACAAGTCCAGCAAACGGCTTGAAGTCGCGAGAGTCGGATTCGACCCCGAAACTGACGGATGGTTCGTGCAGATATCGCGGGCTGGCAAAATTATCGTTAATTTCTCCACCTCTCCAGATGGAAAAATGATTCACGTCGAATCATCGATGGCTCGCGACATGCAGCTAGGCAGCTGCGATGGCAAAGAAGCGTTCGAGAAACTTTGTGGTGAATTTGAAATCAGTCTTCCAATTCCACGGCTCGTCGCCGATGAGAACGAGTTCCAATGGCTCGGCGTGCGCGGCAGACCAGTAAAAAACGGACTGAATGCCTATATTCGTTTTGATGCCGAAACCGAAATCCAAGGCGACAAGTCTGCAACCAAGGTTTTGGAAAAGGCTCTCGAAGCCGGAGATGTCAACAAGCTTCGTCAAGCGGTTCACGACGGTGCGGCACTCAACCGTTTAGTGGAAACTTCATGCTCGGCGATTCAGTCAGCGTTGTTCAAAATTGACCGACCTGGCGGAGTGGAGTGTGTCGAAGCGCTGATCGAACTTGGCTGTGATGTCAATGCGAAAGATCCGCACGAACCCATTATCTTTAGCTGCGTCGGCACCCTGGTCGCCGAATCGCTCGGAGACAAAATGTTGCAACTGTTGCTAAGCCATGGTGCGAATCCAAATGTGATCGGCCTGGGTGGCTTCACTCCATTGTTTCAGGCGACCGTTTACCAAAGAAAAGAGGCAGTCAGGCTGTTGATAGAGGCAGGAGCAGATCCCACGATCCCCAGTCACGGCGAGACCTGTATCAGCCGGATTCAACAAAGTATTGAAAAGACGACCAACCCAACGAAGCTCAAGCTGCTGTCCGAGATCCTCGTCCTGCTCGGTGGTGAGGCCATTGAGCAAGACGAAATCCAGCCCCTCGATCCAGACCTCCAATCTGAAAATGACTACTTCGCTCTGTTGCAAAAAGCCAAGATGGTTTCGCGGATTCTACCGCGTCAAGTTGAGCTTGCTCAGTACAAAATCGATCGGCTCGGTTCAAGAACGCCGTTTGACAAATGGCAACATGAACTTGTCGAACTGGGATTCGAGCCAGCCGGCAACTACCTGAGAACGCTGTTGGATCGACGCGACTTAGCCGTTTTCAACAACCCAACATCGCATTTTGATGTGGTCCTCAGTGCCGATCGCGGCGCCGGTGGACCTCCGATGTGCGAGTGCCAGGCATACCTGCGTGACGGATCCATTTTTACGATCAATAATTTTGACACTCCAGTCGATCCCGATCTGGACCCTGATTTTGTCAAAGTGGTCGTCATCAACAAGGCAACACCGGGCAAGTTGATTCGCAAGCTCACCGATCTCACCCAAGGCGAGCCACTCGAACCGATCGAGGCGGACTCGTTTGCCGAGCGGTACCGAAACGCATACGGTCGAGTCCTCGCGGCGATACAGGACAAAGTAAAACGATTGTCTTCGTACCAAGATGCCCCAAACCTGCCCCGCTATCGACGCCTAGCAGTTCAATTGCCGATTTCAACGGAAGAGGACCCGCGAGACTCATCGCACCTTTTTGCGACGCGGCTGATGCAGGACATTACCGATGCCGCTCAAGACGAAGACACGGGGTTTACCTCGGAACTAGCAATCACCGCGATGATGCGTCTCATCGCGATGAAGCATTTTCAACTTGCCGGTGCGCCACACGATAATCGGTTCATCGAACACGGGCTTCAAATTGCACACCGGTACATTGACTCGATACAGAATCAACGTGATTTGAAATCCAGTTCATTCTGGTTCGAATCGATTGAGAGTGCGATCCTGGCGGCAATGTTAGTGAACCGATGGGATGATGCTCTTCAATTCAGTGAGTCGATCAAAATGAGCATGCTGTCTCAGTTCGTTTCGGATGACATCAGCCGTGAGTACGCCAGTGCTGTATTCCTAATCATCTCCGAATTAAGAGAGAAGCCTATACGCAATACGCAAAAACTTTGCGACGAAATCGAATCATCCAGTCGCAAACGGCCCAAACAACTGCTGCGAGTACTCGAATCGATCCGCAGCAAAGACCAGGCTGCGTTTGAACGAGAACTCGCCACGTCACTCAAGGCTTTCAAGCCTCCGACCGATGCGCATCCGATGGACCGACTACCACTAGCCGATGCCATCTTGGTACAGGTCGCCCAACATCGAGGTATGAAACCGCCAACGCTGCCTGGCAAACTGAGAGACCAACTCATCAGTTTCGTGGGTGCATTGCCCTGA